The sequence AGGCGAGGAAGTTGGCGCGCACGTCGGGCGAGACGCGACCCTCGAAGTTGCGGTTGCCCGACAGGACCGAGGCGGCGACGAGATCATTCTCGTTGATCGCCTTGCTGATCGGCGCGGGCAGCGGGCCCGAATTGCCGATGCAGGTCATGCAGCCATAGCCGGTGAGGTTGAAGCCGATCGCGTCGAGATCCTCGGTCAGCTTGGCGCGATCGAGATAATCGGTGACGACCTGGCTGCCCGGCGAGAGCGAGGTCTTGACCCACGGCTTTGGCTTGAGGCCGAGCGCGCGCGCCTTGCGGGCGACGAGGCCGGCGGCGACCAGCACGTTGGGGTTGGAGGTGTTGGTGCAGCTGGTGATCGCGGCGATGACGACATCGCCATGGCCGACGTCATAATCGGTGCCGTCGACGCCCTTGCGCGTGTCGGACTCGCCGGTCTTCTTGTAGCCCTTGACCAGCTCGGTGTTGAAATTGTCGTCGACGTTGGACAGCAGCACCTTGTCCTGCGGGCGCTTCGGGCCGGCGAGGCTCGGCTGCACCGTGCTCATGTCGAGCGCGAGGCTGTCGGTGAAGACCGGATCGGGCAGGTTGGCGTCGCGCCACAGGCCCTGCGCCTTGGCATAGGCCTCGACCAGGTCGATGTGCGTCTCGTCGCGGCCGGTGAGGCGCAGATAGTTGATCGTCGCCTGATCGACCGGGAAGAAGCCGCAGGTCGCGCCATATTCGGGCGCCATGTTGGCGATGGTCGCGCGATCGGCGAGGCTGAGCGCGTCGAGCCCGACGCCGTAAAATTCGACGAAGCGGCCGACCACGCCCTTCTGGCGCAGCATCTGCGTGACCGTCAGCACCAGATCGGTGGCGGTGATACCCTCGGCGAGCGTGCCGGTCAGCTTGAAGCCGACGACCTCGGGGATCAGCATCGAGACCGGCTGGCCGAGCATCGCCGCCTCGGCCTCGATCCCGCCGACGCCCCAGCCGAGCACGCCGAGGCCGTTGACCATCGTCGTGTGGCTGTCGGTGCCGACGCACGTGTCGGGATAGGCGACCTCGAGCCCGTCGGCGCCCTTCGACACCCAGACGGTCTGCGCGAGATGCTCGAGATTCACCTGGTGGCAGATGCCGGTGCCCGGCGGCACCACCTTGAAATTGTCGAGCGCCTTGGAGCCCCAGCGCAGGAACTCATAGCGCTCCATGTTGCGCTGATATTCGATCTCGACATTGTCGGTGAAGGCCTGCGGGCTGCCGAACTCGTCCACCATCACCGAGTGATCGATGACGAGGTGGACGGGGACCAAAGGATTGATCTTCTGCGCGTCGCCGCCGAGCGCGCCCATCGCGTCGCGCATCGCCGCCAGATCGACCACGCAGGGCACGCCGGTGAAATCCTGCATCAGCACGCGCGCCGGGCGATACTGGATCTCGCGCTCCGACGTGCGATCGGTCAGCCACTGGATCATCGCCTTGAGATCGTCGACCGTGACCGTCGTGCCGTCCTCGAAGCGGAGCAGATTCTCGAGCAGCACCTTCATCGAGAAGGGCAGGCGGCTGATGTCGCCCAGCGTCTCGGCCGCCTTGGGCAGCGAGTAATAAGCGAGCGACCGCGCGCCGACGGTGAGCGTGGTGCGGGTGCCGAGCGTATCCTGGCCGACAGCGGTCATGGGCAAAGTCCCTTACTGTGCAAATGCGAAGTGGCGTGCCCTTAGCAAGGGGGTGGGGGTGGGGGAAGGGCGATGCGCCCGCGCATGGCTCAGGCGGCGGCCAGCCCGGCGACGAAGCGCTCGGTCGCGGCGCGCAGCGTGCCGGCGGTGCTGGACAGGCCGCTCGCCGCGCCGGCCACGCGCTCCGACAGGGACTCGGTATCGCGCGCGACGCGGGCGATCTCGTCCATCTGCGCCGCCGTCGCCCGCGCGCCGGTGGCGGCGGCGCGCGCCGCCTCCTCGATCGCGCTCGCGGTGCCACGCTGGTCGCCCACGGTGGCGCGGATCGCCTGCGCGGCATGCGCGAGCTCGGCGACGGTGCCGGCGATGCGCGCCAGCGCGCCGTGCGCCACGTCGGCATCCTGCCGGACCGATCCGGCGAGCGAGCGGATCTCGCCGGTGGCGCCGGCCGCCTGCCCCGCGAGCTGCTTCACCTCGTGCGCCACCACCGCAAAGCCGAGACCCGCCTCGCCGGCGCGCGCCGCCTCGATCGTGGCGTTGAGCGCGAGCAGGTTGGTGCGCGCGGCGATCCGCTGGATCGAGTCGGCGAAGCCGGTGATTGTGGCGGTGCGCTCCGCCAGTTCGGCGACCGCGGCGTGACCGGCGGTGGAGATGCCGCGCGCATCGTCGCTGAGCGCGGCCTGACGATCGGCACCCGAGGCGATCGTCCCGATCGAATGCGACAGATCGTGGATCCGCTCGGCGAGCTGGCCCGCGCCGAGCGAAGCCCGCGCCGCGCCGGCGGCGGTATCGGACGACTGGCGGCTGGCCGCGCTGGCAAGCGCATTGAGCGCGCGCGCCGAGCCGTCGAGCTCGACCGACGCGGCGCTGACCGCGCCGACGATCTCGGCCACCGACGCCTGGAAGCCGTCGGCGAGCGCGAGCATCTCGGCGCGGCGCAGGTCGGCCGACATGCGCTCCAGCCGCTCGCGCTCGCGTCGCTCGGCATCGGCGCGCGCCTCGGCCTCGCCCGCGGCGCGCAACGCCTGGGCGATCTCGTCACGCGCCGCCAGCGCAGCGTCGGCCTGCCCGGCACTGCGGTCCTGCGCCGCCGCCTGATGCAGCAGCAGCGCGCGCATCTGCACCGCCAGATAGCTCAGCACCGCGCATTGCAGCACCACTGCGATTGCGTGGATGCCGACGCGCAGCAGATTGTCGCCGCTGGCAAAGACCCAGCCGGGCGCGACCAGCTCAAGCAACAGATGGTGCACCGCGATCAGCCCCGAGGCGAGCACGATCGGCTTCCAATCGACCAGCAGGGTCAGCCCCGCCAGCGCGACGAAGAAATACATGTGCGCGTCCATCTGCCAGGCATGACCGGCGAGCAGATAGACGCCGAGCGCGGGATGGATCGCCGCGAGCGTCCCAACCACCATCCGCGCGGGCGCGTCGAAACGGCGGCGGCGGAAGACCAGCCAGGTGGGCAGCAGATTGGCGGCGAAGCCGAGCGCGATCGGGGTGGCGCCGTCCGCGCCATGGCGGACGCCGGCGATCAGGATCAGGGTGGCGAGGCACAGCCACGCGGCAAGCACGAGGATGCGCATGCCCTGCATCCGCAAGGCGGCGAGCGGATCGACGATCATGCCGCCGTCGCCCCGCACGGCAACACCGCGGGGAGGATCAGCACGCCTGCGGCGAGCATCGGCCCGGCGAGCCGCGCGCGTTCGCCATAGACGGTGATCGATGCGGGCAGCCGCCCCGGCGCGAGGATGCGCGCGCCGGCGGCGAGCGCCAGCGGCACCATTTGCCCGCGCGCACCGGCCTTGACCGGCACCAGCAGGATCGGACCGTGCGCAGGCGGCAAAGCGGCGAGCAACGCGAACGCCGCCGCCACGCCAGCCAGCTGGATCCAGATCAGTCGGTCGGGACGGCGCGGCGGCTGATCCATAATGAATTCGTATCGGATCGATCTTAGCGGCGCGTAAACGAACTGTAACGGGCGGTCAGTCCTGCGGCGCGGGTTCCGGGCCGACGTGGATGTCGATCGCGAGCGCCTCGCCCCCGCCGCCGACGCGCGCGCCGGAGATCGGCGCGGCCTGATGATAATCAAGCCCGACCGCGACGCGGACATAGCTGGAGGTGGGGCAGCGCCCCTCATGCGCGTCGAAGCCGATCCAGCCATAGCCGGCGACGTAGAGCTCGGCCCAGCCGTGCGCGGCGTGCGCGTCGGCCTCGTAGGGACGATAGAGGTGCCCGGCGACGTAGCGCGCGGGATAGCCGGCGCTGCGCGCGGCGGCGATCAGCAGGTGCGCCGCACCGCGCGGATCGGCCTTGCCCTC is a genomic window of Sphingomonas nostoxanthinifaciens containing:
- a CDS encoding methyl-accepting chemotaxis protein is translated as MIVDPLAALRMQGMRILVLAAWLCLATLILIAGVRHGADGATPIALGFAANLLPTWLVFRRRRFDAPARMVVGTLAAIHPALGVYLLAGHAWQMDAHMYFFVALAGLTLLVDWKPIVLASGLIAVHHLLLELVAPGWVFASGDNLLRVGIHAIAVVLQCAVLSYLAVQMRALLLHQAAAQDRSAGQADAALAARDEIAQALRAAGEAEARADAERRERERLERMSADLRRAEMLALADGFQASVAEIVGAVSAASVELDGSARALNALASAASRQSSDTAAGAARASLGAGQLAERIHDLSHSIGTIASGADRQAALSDDARGISTAGHAAVAELAERTATITGFADSIQRIAARTNLLALNATIEAARAGEAGLGFAVVAHEVKQLAGQAAGATGEIRSLAGSVRQDADVAHGALARIAGTVAELAHAAQAIRATVGDQRGTASAIEEAARAAATGARATAAQMDEIARVARDTESLSERVAGAASGLSSTAGTLRAATERFVAGLAAA
- the acnA gene encoding aconitate hydratase AcnA, with protein sequence MTAVGQDTLGTRTTLTVGARSLAYYSLPKAAETLGDISRLPFSMKVLLENLLRFEDGTTVTVDDLKAMIQWLTDRTSEREIQYRPARVLMQDFTGVPCVVDLAAMRDAMGALGGDAQKINPLVPVHLVIDHSVMVDEFGSPQAFTDNVEIEYQRNMERYEFLRWGSKALDNFKVVPPGTGICHQVNLEHLAQTVWVSKGADGLEVAYPDTCVGTDSHTTMVNGLGVLGWGVGGIEAEAAMLGQPVSMLIPEVVGFKLTGTLAEGITATDLVLTVTQMLRQKGVVGRFVEFYGVGLDALSLADRATIANMAPEYGATCGFFPVDQATINYLRLTGRDETHIDLVEAYAKAQGLWRDANLPDPVFTDSLALDMSTVQPSLAGPKRPQDKVLLSNVDDNFNTELVKGYKKTGESDTRKGVDGTDYDVGHGDVVIAAITSCTNTSNPNVLVAAGLVARKARALGLKPKPWVKTSLSPGSQVVTDYLDRAKLTEDLDAIGFNLTGYGCMTCIGNSGPLPAPISKAINENDLVAASVLSGNRNFEGRVSPDVRANFLASPPLVVAYALKGTVREDITTTPIGISDDGKPVMLKDIWPTNHEITDIITSVIDSEMYRTRYANVFEGDRKWRGITIEGSDTYTWNPSSTYVQNPPYFEGMGMTPAPTTDIVDARPLAILGDSITTDHISPAGSIKADSPAGRYLLAHGVTKTDFNSYGARRGNHEVMMRGTFANIRIKNEMVPGIEGGMTKYVPSGEVLAIYDAAQKYKADGTALVVVAGKEYGTGSSRDWAAKGTTLLGVRAVIAESFERIHRSNLVGMGVLPLQFPEGIDRKTLQLDGSERFSIEGVASLRPRQMVTVTLTRADGTSETFEARCRIDTVNELDYFRNGGILPYVLRKLAA